GAGGCCATCGAAGGCGTGGTCAGCGTCGCACCCAGCTATGCCCCCTTCTGCTCAAAGCGTTGCGCCGATGTCGATCTGGTCCATTGGCTGAAGGGCGACTACGTGATTGATGGCGCCGGCGGCCTTACCGTCAGCGAGGAAGACGAGGGCGCAGCGCCCACTTCGCCGCATCTGCCCTACGATGATGGGGATGAATGACTATTTTTCGGAAA
The window above is part of the Asticcacaulis sp. MM231 genome. Proteins encoded here:
- the yacG gene encoding DNA gyrase inhibitor YacG — translated: MIRKCTRCQKPYGEAIEGVVSVAPSYAPFCSKRCADVDLVHWLKGDYVIDGAGGLTVSEEDEGAAPTSPHLPYDDGDE